A section of the Equus caballus isolate H_3958 breed thoroughbred chromosome 21, TB-T2T, whole genome shotgun sequence genome encodes:
- the ZNF672 gene encoding zinc finger protein 672: MFAASEVAAADKPYVCSDCGKSFRYSTVLLRHERAHGGDSRFRCLDCGERCAQAADLRAHQRAHTGQTLYICSDCGQSFCHSGRLDLHQSAHRRHSRSCPCRACGRRFPHLPALMLHRRRRHPPERPSRCPLCSRTFRQSALCFHQARAHRWGTPAPAADLLHRCAQCPRAFRSSTGLRCHERVHAAQSPGSSTPRQPCAPATHQCGVCGKSFSKSSTLTRHLQTHSGEKPFKCPECGKGFSESATLVRHQRTHTGEKPYACPDCGRCFSESSTLLRHRRSHQGERPHACSTCGKGFGQRSDLVVHQRIHTGERPFPCPECDHRFSDRSDLTKHRRTHTGEKPYRCELCGKLFTCVSNLNVHRRNHAGHKPHKCPECGKAFSVGSKLELHRKTHLGERPAECAECGKCFSHSRSLSQHQRAHTRARAAAATQAPLGAALIFAGQAGQEKLEVSVSRLRETC, from the coding sequence ATGTTTGCTGCATCAGAGGTGGCGGCTGCGGATAAGCCTTACGTGTGCAGTGATTGCGGCAAGAGTTTCCGCTACAGTACGGTGCTGCTGCGGCACGAGCGTGCCCATGGCGGAGACAGCCGCTTCCGTTGCCTAGACTGCGGTGAACGCTGCGCACAGGCCGCCGACCTCCGAGCACACCAACGCGCCCATACCGGCCAGACGCTCTACATCTGCAGTGACTGCGGCCAGAGCTTCTGCCACAGTGGCCGCCTCGATCTGCACCAGAGCGCTCACAGGCGGCACAGCCGCTCCTGCCCCTGCCGTGCTTGCGGCCGCCGCTTCCCACACCTCCCAGCTCTAATGCTGCACCGGCGCCGCCGGCACCCACCTGAGCGGCCCAGCCGCTGTCCGCTGTGCTCCCGCACCTTCCGCCAGAGTGCGCTGTGCTTCCACCAGGCGAGGGCGCACCGGTGGGGGACACCTGCCCCGGCCGCCGACCTGCTCCACCGCTGTGCACAGTGCCCACGGGCGTTTCGCAGCAGCACCGGGCTGCGGTGCCATGAGCGCGTCCATGCGGCCCAGAGCCCTGGCAGCTCCACACCGCGGCAGCCATGCGCTCCAGCCACACACCAGTGTGGCGTGTGTGGCAAGAGCTTCTCCAAGAGCTCCACGCTAACGCGACACTTGCAGACGCACTCAGGTGAGAAACCCTTCAAATGCCCCGAGTGCGGCAAGGGCTTCTCAGAGAGCGCCACGCTGGTGCGCCATCAGCGCACACACACGGGTGAGAAGCCCTACGCATGCCCCGACTGTGGGCGCTGCTTCAGCGAGAGCTCCACGCTGCTGCGCCACAGGCGCAGCCACCAGGGTGAGCGGCCGCACGCATGCTCCACCTGCGGCAAGGGCTTTGGACAGCGCTCCGACCTGGTGGTGCACCAGCGCATCCACACGGGAGAGAGGCCCTTCCCGTGTCCTGAGTGCGACCACCGCTTCAGCGACCGCTCAGACCTCACCAAGCACCGGCGCACGCACACGGGCGAGAAGCCCTACCGCTGCGAGTTGTGCGGAAAACTCTTCACGTGCGTGTCCAACCTCAATGTGCACCGGCGCAACCACGCCGGCCACAAGCCCCACAAGTGCCCCGAGTGTGGCAAGGCCTTCAGCGTGGGCTCGAAGCTGGAGCTGCACCGCAAGACGCACCTGGGCGAGCGGCCAGCAGAATGTGCCGAGTGTGGCAAATGCTTCAGCCACAGCCGCTCACTGTCACAGCACCAGCGGGCCCACACGCGTGCTCGCGCTGCCGCCGCCACCCAGGCCCCACTGGGAGCTGCCCTCATCTTTGCTGGGCAGGCAGGACAGGAAAAGCTAGAAGTTTCTGTGTCCCGGTTGAGGGAGACTTGCTGA